One window from the genome of Megalobrama amblycephala isolate DHTTF-2021 linkage group LG4, ASM1881202v1, whole genome shotgun sequence encodes:
- the scarb2a gene encoding lysosome membrane protein 2a, translated as MTRRSCAIYATGIVCAHLLILGIALLVAQVFQTMIQERIKKEITLAKNSRVLEGWINPPPPVYMQYFFFNVTNPDEFLAGKEKPKVTQIGPYTYREYRPRENVTFLENGTKIFATNPKSFVFLRNMSVGDPEVDHVITVNIPLIAIMNELNSYSFFLRTGVSMLMGSMGIEVFMNRTVHEVLWGFKDPLLSKVHSMKPEVDEYFGLMYNKNGTHEGEFVFHTGEKNYMDYGKIDTWNGISQMNWWSSNQSNMINGTDGSVFHTFLSRKELLYIFAADLCRSIHLGYVRDTEVKGIPAFRFAPPSDVLAPPDENPSNAGFCVPAGDCLGKGVLKVSVCRQGAPIVVSFPHFYQADEKYIKAIEGMNPNEEEHETYLDINPTTGVPIRACKRAQLNVILKRVSGFPKTRFLNETIFPIMYVNETATIDDDSAAQMMMLLLIVTVVSNFPVIIVGLGAILLVILIFLVCRNRQRKNEVKRIDFTEAFHSFATTKDETAYTQVSNQAEDSPENRTNQPLRNGSYIAMSPVEAQKC; from the exons ATGACTAGAAGATCGTGTGCCATTTACGCCACCGGGATCGTGTGCGCTCATTTGCTCATTTTGGGAATCGCCCTTCTGGTGGCTCAAGTCTTCCAAACAATGATTCAAGAACGGATAAAAAAG GAGATCACACTGGCTAAGAACAGCAGAGTATTGGAGGGCTGGATAAACCCACCGCCTCCTGTTTACATGCAGTATTTCTTCTTCAATGTTACCAATCCAGATGAGTTCTTGGCTGGAAAGGAAAAGCCCAAAGTCACTCAAATAGGGCCTTATACTTACAG GGAATATCGACCAAGGGAAAATGTCACTTTCCTTGAGAATGGGACAAAAATCTTTGCCACAAATCCCAAGAGCTTTGTGTTTCTTCGCAACATGTCAGTGGGAGATCCTGAGGTTGACCATGTGATAACCGTTAACATTCCATTAATT GCCATCATGAATGAGTTGAACTCCTACTCTTTCTTTCTGAGGACGGGTGTGTCTATGTTGATGGGATCCATGGGCATCGAGGTGTTTATGAATCGTACAGTCCATGAGGTCCTGTGGGGTTTCAAAGACCCGCTGCTGTCCAAAGTCCACAGCATGAAACCAGAAGTGGATGAGTATTTCGGCCTTATGTACAAT AAAAATGGAACCCATGAGGGTGAATTTGTcttccacactggagagaagaaCTACATGGACTATGGAAAAATTGACACGTGGAACGGCATCAG TCAGATGAACTGGTGGTCATCTAACCAGAGCAACATGATCAATGGTACCGATGGCAGTGTCTTCCACACCTTCCTGTCTAGGAAAGAACTCCTCTACATCTTTGCTGCTGATCTGTGCCG ATCCATTCATTTGGGTTACGTGAGGGACACAGAGGTGAAGGGTATCCCTGCTTTCCGCTTCGCCCCTCCTTCGGATGTACTGGCTCCCCCAGATGAGAACCCCAGTAACGCTGGCTTCTGCGTGCCTGCTGGAGATTGTCTAGGAAAAGGAGTCCTCAAAGTCAGCGTCTGTCGCCAAG GTGCACCCATTGTTGTATCTTTCCCTCATTTCTACCAAGCCGATGAGAAGTACATCAAGGCCATTGAAGGAATGAACCCAAATGAAGAGGAACATGAAACATACCTCGACATCAACCCG ACCACAGGGGTTCCCATTCGTGCCTGTAAGAGAGCTCAGCTCAACGTCATACTGAAGAGAGTCAGTGGCTTCCC CAAAACAAGATTCCTGAATGAGACAATTTTCCCCATTATGTATGTCAACGAG ACTGCAACTATTGACGATGATTCTGCAGCCCAGATGATGATGCTTCTGTTGATCGTAACAGTGGTTTCCAACTTCCCCGTCATCATTGTGGGGCTGGGGGCCATTTTACTTGTGATCCTGATCTTCCTTGTCTGCAGGAACCGCCAGAGAAAG aatgaagtaaaacgTATTGATTTTACTGAAGCTTTTCATTCTTTTGCT ACGACGAAAGACGAAACGGCTTATACCCAAGTGAGCAACCAAGCAGAGGATTCGCCAGAAAACCGCACCAATCAGCCTTTGAGGAACGGATCTTATATTGCCATGTCACCAGTGGAGGCACAAAAGTGTTGA